From Phenylobacterium montanum, the proteins below share one genomic window:
- a CDS encoding flavin reductase family protein, with product MKIDSAQFRTVMGHYPTGVSVVTSTTAEGEPIGMTVGTFTSVSLDPPLIGFFPDKRSTSWPKIAATGRFCVNILAQDQELICRKFSGGDRDRFSDVVHRLTANGMPILDGAVAWIDCDLYSVQEAGDHFFVLGEVRAITAERAESPLIFLRGKFGRVIDIEAISA from the coding sequence GTGAAAATAGATTCCGCACAATTTCGCACTGTCATGGGCCATTACCCAACAGGCGTCAGCGTGGTCACCAGCACGACGGCAGAGGGCGAGCCCATCGGAATGACGGTGGGCACCTTCACCTCCGTGTCTTTGGATCCGCCGTTGATTGGTTTCTTTCCCGACAAGCGCTCCACGAGCTGGCCAAAAATCGCCGCGACAGGCCGTTTCTGCGTGAACATCCTGGCGCAAGACCAGGAATTGATTTGCCGCAAATTCTCCGGCGGAGATCGGGACCGATTTTCTGACGTCGTCCATCGGCTCACCGCAAATGGCATGCCGATCCTCGACGGCGCAGTGGCCTGGATCGATTGCGACCTCTATTCGGTACAGGAAGCCGGCGATCATTTCTTCGTGCTTGGCGAGGTCAGGGCGATCACCGCCGAGCGGGCCGAGTCTCCGCTGATCTTTCTGCGTGGGAAATTTGGACGGGTCATCGACATCGAGGCTATTTCGGCCTAG